The Lipingzhangella halophila genome segment GTGGTCACGCGGTCGGGCGGCGCCCGACCGCGTGACCACGCCGGCCGCCGGGAAACAGCGGGGCTCCCGGTAACGACCGCTACCCTCGTTCACGGTCCGCACGACACCGGTGGCCAGAGAGCGAGGAACGTGAGCGCGCACGCCAGTACCGACGCGAACACCTGCAATTTTCCCGGGTGTGACCGGCCCGTGCCGCGCGGGTCCGCGCCGGGCCGGCCGCCCGAGTACTGCGACCTGCCCGAACACACGCGCTGGCGGGCCTGGCGCGAGCGGCAGCGGATGCAACGGGACGCCGCCGAGCAGGCGCCGCAGGAGGAAACCTCCGGCTCCACTCCCCCGCCTCCCGGCGCCGCGGCGTCGGAACCGGCCGCAGGTGGCGCGCCCGTCAGCGACGCCCGGCTGCGCGCCGATGATCTGCTGACCCGTTTCGCGGTCCAGGCCGAACAGCTCACCGCGACCCTGGACGCCGCGCGGCGGGCGTTCGGCACCATGACCGATCCGGCCAGCGCCGAGGCCCAGGTCGAGGCCGCCCGGCTGGAGGCGGCACGGCGGGTCGCCGAGGCAGACAGCGCGCGGCTGGAGGCGGAGAACCGCCGCCGGCAGGCCGAGCAGGAGCGGGCCGCAGCGCAGGAGGCCACGGAGTCGGCCGTCGCCGCGGCCGGCGCCGCGGAACGGATGGCCGACGAGGCGGTAACCGCGCGCCAGGACAGCCGTGTCGAGCGCGACTCCGCTCTGGCGCGCGCCGCGTCCCTCGAAGCGGAACGGGACGCCGCCGTCGCCGAGTGCAACGCGGGCCTGGCCGATGCTGAGCGCCGCGTACAGGAGGTCGAGCGCCACTCCGCAGCGGCGTTGGAGGAGGAACGGCAGCGCGCTCAGCGGGAGCTCGCCGAGACGCGCCAGCAGGCGGCCGCCGAGCAGGACCGGATCCGGACAGCGCTGGCCGAGCAGAACGACGCCCGGGAACAGGCAGAGCACCGGGCCGCGCGCGCCGACTCCGCCGCGGAGCACGCACGGGCCCGCGCCGCGGACCTGGCCGCGGAACGCGACCGGCTCAGCGCCGATGTGGAACGGCTGCGGGCCGATTCCGAGCAGGAACGCGCCCGGATGCGGTCCGAGCTCGACAGCCAGCGCGCCGCCGCGGAACGCGGCCTCGCCGAGGCGCGGGAGTCCGCGGCCGAGCGGCTCGCGGCCGTCGAGGACGCCCGCTCGCAGGCCACCCTCCGGGCCGAACGCGCCGAGCAGCAGCTCGACGAGGCCCTGGCGGAGCTGCGGCGCGGGCGCGCCGCGGACGATGCCGCGGAGAACACAGTGGACGGCGCCGCGGACACCGCCGCGGAGGCGGCTCCGAGTGGGAAGAACCCGGACGGCGGTGCCGGACCCGCGGATGGGCCGCCGGCGCGCTCAGGCGGTGCGTAGCGCCGCTCTTGGCGGCGGACAAGGCCCCTCGAGGCGGGATGCGTCGAGTACGGCCAACGGCCGGGGCGGGCCCGGAAGGTTCTGTGGTACGCCAGGCCGTGCCGGTTGGCCTGCCGGCTGTCCGGAACCGGTCCACTGCGCCGGAGACGGCTCGGCTGTGACGGTTGTCGAATGTCGAACGTGCCCGCCCGGGACGCCGCGGGTCAGGCGTTCGTGGTCCTCGGCCCGGTCGCCGCGCTTCGGGAGGACCGGGCCGACGGCCCGCCGAGTGTGCCGCACACCAGCGGCGCTGGCGTGCGCGGCCTGCGTCGCGGCGCTCAGGCGCTCGACATGGCCGAGCACACCGCCGCGCTGGCTCCCCCAGGGTGCGCACGACAGCACCGGCCCGAACGCGCCCAGCGTGGCGGTCGGCTCTCCCGGCTGAGTGCGCACAACGCCACCCCGGCCAGCACCGCGCGCGTTCCGGGTTCCACCCCTCTGAGCAGTAAAGACGCCACCGCAACCGTGCCACTGCCCACTCCCCCTTCCGCACGGCAATTCCTATTGTTATAGTTCTATGCAAACAAAGGAGGTTGCACGTGTACGCAGAACCCGACACCTACCAGGGGCGCCGCTGGTTGGTGGCCCTCGTTCCCGCTGCCCTGTCGGCGGCCGTCCCGTCGGCCCTCGCGTTGGTGTTCAAGTCGGACATCGCCGGCCAGATGTTCGTCGGCGCGGTCCTGGCCTCCATGGTGATGGCGTTCCTCATCGGGGCGACGACGGCGGCGACGCTGGCGCGCTACCAGCGCAGCGCCCCGCTACAGCGCCAGGCTGCCGCCACCAGCGCCGCCGTCAGCGGGCTCTTCGGCACCCAGATCACCCTGCACGTTGTCTCACTCATCGGCGTCCCGCCGCCCGACGAGATCCGCTGGTTCGGGATGAACGAGGCATCCGGCTGGTTCTGGATCGCGGGCGTCCCTGTCGCGGCCGCCGTTGGCGCCCTGGCATGGGCCCTCGCCCGCACCGGCGCGCCACCCGTGGCCACCGGAGTTCCGCCCGAGGGCACGCCCGCCTTTCGTCTCGGCCCGCAGCAGAGGGCCATGTTCGCCGCCACGGTATGGGTGCGCTCGAACCTGCTGGTGGGCGCGGCTCTGCTCGCCCTCGGGATTGCTGTGACGATCGTGAGCGCGACCAGGGACAACACCCTGGCCCCCGGCCTGGTCTTCACCATCATCGGCCTGTGGTTGCTCGCCCAGTCCCACGCCAAGCTGGTCATCGACGAGCGTGGCGTCGCGCTGGCCACCGCGGGAACCCTGCGCTCGACCATCCCCTACGCGCACATCACCCAGGCCACTGCCCTGGAGCGGTCCCCGCGCTCCGCGACCTACCCACCCGGGGGCAGCGACCACGGCTGGGGTGCGTGCACCGGCACGGGGCCAGCGCTCCACCTCCAGTTGACCGAGGGCCGCGCCTTCGTGTTCTCCACCCACGAAGCCAAGACCGCGGCCAGCTTGGTCAACGGCTACCTGCACCGGGAGCGCAACGATGTTGATCACGATTGACCCGGAGTCCTCCCAACCGCTCGCCGAGCAGGTCGCGGCATCGGTCCGGGCCGCGCTCTCCAAAGGAACCGCGCAGGCCGGCGATAAGCTCCCGGCCGCCCGGACCGTGGCCTCCGCGCTCGAAATCAACCTGCACACCGTGCTCCGCGGCTACCAGCAACTGCGCGACGAGGGCCTGGTGGAACTGCGCCGCGGCCGCGGAGCGGTGATCATCGCCAACGGCAGCCGCTCCGAACTCAACGACGCCGCCCGCTCCTTCGCGCGCACCGTCCGGCACATCGGAGCCACCGAGGAGGAAGCGATCTCGGCGTTACGCACCGCGATGCGCGAGTGACTCCGTTGCTGTCCCCTCTTCGCACCGCAGGGTCGCCCGCGCGCCGTTGCGCACCGACCCTGACCGTGAGGACATGTTCAGCGCCGAGAACGACGCCACGGACACTTCCGGTGCGCCCCGCCACCGAGCGGGAACACTGACGCATCCTTCCGAGGCCCCCGGGGCCTCGCCGCCTCCGTTGGACGCCGCACCACCCGCCCACATCACCGATCTAAGTGGCGTCGGCCTTCAGCAGCCGGGAGAAACACCGGCTCAGCCGGGCGCCGTCGGCGCCGTGCGCGGTGTAGCGGACCGTGGTGCCGCCGGTGAGGAGCACCTCCACCGTCGACTCGTCGCCGTGGCGTTCGACCCGAACGTCGGCGATCCTGGCCGCGGGTATCCGCGGACGTTCCGGGTCGAACAGGTCAACCGCCCACGCGCGATAGCGACGAGAAAGAAGCAGCGGCAGGGTCACGGCGAGCAACGCGAGCCAGCCGGCCAACGACACGGCAGAGGCGATCGCGTCCCGCGTGTGGTAGATCCCGCCGGCCACGATGAACAGCAGCGCAAGACCCGCGGCGTAGAGCAGCGGCTCCGTCGGGTCCGCGGACGACGGGGCCAGCTTCTGCAGCAGGTACATTGCGGGCATCGACGCCAGCAGCACCGTGACGGCGATCCCGGAGGGCCACGGACCGAACACCGGGTCCAGCACCCTGGTCAGGTTGGCGCGTGCGGGCGTGTACCCGGCCTCGGAAAACGTCAGGTCCCGCCAGCCACCCGGTTCAGCGCGCACCCCTCTGACCTCGGTCTCGACCACGGTTCTACTTCCTTTGCCCAGCCGTTCCAGCGGACCTCGCGCATCTGATACGCAGCACCTTACGCCCGCGGCAAACAACTCTGGGAACTCCGTCACACTCGCTGCGCGGTACCGCGCAGCCTCACCCCCGGCCGCGCGGTACCAGCGGGGGTGGAGAGCGGCGGCTGGAGCCGGGCACCGATACGCCCGGCCATTGCGGGACTTCCGCGCACCCGGCGCGGCACGGGACCGGTAGCACCTCGTCGCGGTGGCCGCGCCGCCGCGCCCCGAGACCCCGGCGCAAGCCATGGCGGCGCATCCCGGATCCGGCGGTGTGCACGGCGGCACGCCCTTCTACCATTGGGGACGTGCCAGATCAGGAGACCAGCGACGAATCCGACGATCCCGCGACCGGGGGCGGCGAGCAGAAGCCACCCGCTCGGGTACGACCGGCGGTCGCCGAGCGGCCGCGCCATCGGATGAACCTCTTCGCGATCTTCGGTCTGGGCAGCGGCCAGTGGGGATGGGCGATCGGGGCCAAGGCCACGATCGCCATGGCCCTCGCCTTCTCGCTGGGCTCCTACGTGTTCACGCCGCAGCTCGCGACACTCGCGGCGCTGGGGTCCATGACGGTGCTCTACGAGCGCAACACGCCCTACGGGTACCGCGCGATCGCTCTCGGCTTCGTCGGCCTGGGGTTTGTCGCCAGTGTCATGGTCGGCTCGCTGTCGGCGCTCAACCCGTGGGCGTCCGCGGTCGCCGTCGGGGCGATCGCGGGGGTGGCCACCTGGCTCTGCCAGGCGCTGCGTGTCGACCGTCCCGGTCCCCTCTTCTTCGTGCTGGTCGGGGCGATCGCGACGATCATCCCGGGCGGCTTCACCGAGGTCCCCCTGCATACCGCCATCGCCGCGGTCGGCGCCGCGGTCGGCTGGGTGGTGTCGATGTCGGGTGCCCTGATCCGCGGCCGGCACCCGGAGAACCAAGCGGTAGCGCAGGCGTTCGTGCAGCTGGCCGCGCTGCTACGGGCCATTGGGACGCGGCGGCTCGATCACGTGCAGCACGATGCGTCGGTCGCGGTCGCCGAGGCGTGGCGCATCATGCTGCTGGCCCAGGCGCGCGGCTACCGCGACACCCCGGAGGTAGCGCGGCTGCGCGCCCTGCTGCGCTGGGTCTCCGATATCCATCTCACCGCCACCGACGTGTCTATGGCCCGCACCAGCCCGCTTCCGGAGGAGGCCGCGCGCTTCGCCGACGAACTGGCGGTCGCGGTGGCCCGGCCCGAGCGCGCGCCCGACCCCGATGCGCTCGACGCGCTGCGGAAAGGGCTGCGCCCGCGCTCGTGGGAGCCCCAGCTCTACAACCGGCTCGCCCGCGCGGCGCAGGCCGCCCGCCGGCCCGAGCACGAGAACACGGACCGCGGCCTGGAGCTGTACGACACGCGTTTTCCGTCGGTGGGCAACTCGCTGCGGTCCAGCCTGAGCCGGGACTCGCTGATCCGGCCGACCGCGCTGCGCATGGGCATCACGGTCGCGCTCGCGGGAGTCGTGGGCCTGGCGCTGGGCATGGACCGCTTCTACTGGATCTCGATCACGGCAACCACGGTCCTGCAGGGCGGTAACGTCGTCCTGACCGTGAACCGTTCGGCGCAACGCGCCCTCGGCACGCTGCTGGGGGTGGCGATCGGTGCGGGAGCGCTGTTCCTCGACCCGGCGCTGGTCACCGTCATCGTGGTGGCCTCGCTCTTCCAGGGGCTGGGCCAGTTCGCCCTGACGCGGAACTTCTTCTACGGCACGGTTCTCATCACCCCC includes the following:
- a CDS encoding GntR family transcriptional regulator, encoding MLITIDPESSQPLAEQVAASVRAALSKGTAQAGDKLPAARTVASALEINLHTVLRGYQQLRDEGLVELRRGRGAVIIANGSRSELNDAARSFARTVRHIGATEEEAISALRTAMRE
- a CDS encoding FUSC family protein; protein product: MGDVPDQETSDESDDPATGGGEQKPPARVRPAVAERPRHRMNLFAIFGLGSGQWGWAIGAKATIAMALAFSLGSYVFTPQLATLAALGSMTVLYERNTPYGYRAIALGFVGLGFVASVMVGSLSALNPWASAVAVGAIAGVATWLCQALRVDRPGPLFFVLVGAIATIIPGGFTEVPLHTAIAAVGAAVGWVVSMSGALIRGRHPENQAVAQAFVQLAALLRAIGTRRLDHVQHDASVAVAEAWRIMLLAQARGYRDTPEVARLRALLRWVSDIHLTATDVSMARTSPLPEEAARFADELAVAVARPERAPDPDALDALRKGLRPRSWEPQLYNRLARAAQAARRPEHENTDRGLELYDTRFPSVGNSLRSSLSRDSLIRPTALRMGITVALAGVVGLALGMDRFYWISITATTVLQGGNVVLTVNRSAQRALGTLLGVAIGAGALFLDPALVTVIVVASLFQGLGQFALTRNFFYGTVLITPMALLLAHTAAPYPVDALAQARILDTILGSIAGMLGAVLLWPRASAARLPPTISDVLDRARLAITAVLDPDVRLSPERRYRMRRDLRAALVSLRGVYDSAIGDVPRATTTRPLWPVVVATQRTGYLALAALTLEHPPAASHITVQRLDLAFKELQEALLHRRTPRLGALPRLVDYPRINMELRALSSSMRTAVAEDTRTAELQEKRRAQREKRHAQQEIDADL